Proteins from one Chroococcidiopsis sp. CCMEE 29 genomic window:
- a CDS encoding aldo/keto reductase, whose product MTEKTTRRDFLMTSAAAAGGIVGTAALQQNLISSAKPAVQNSTDTAKPTATIPERALGRTGIKVPIFGLGGAGQTPLSWEGAEADAVAIIQRALELDIRYFDTAANYGPSEDYLGKVLPPHRSSLFLASKTDARDRDGAWRELERSLKRLKTDYLNLWQMHHVSFQEELDTIFGSNGAIQALEEAIQQKLVRFSGITGHHEPAVIAEGLRRYPFHTTLIPVNAADKHHPRPFLPVVLPIAQQQNVGVIAMKVPAYGRLFKPGGLDGMHQALGYVMSQPGVQCCVIAAETVAQLEHNISVAQAFQPLSAQELAAIEQRTAAVWEDNTFFRAWH is encoded by the coding sequence GTGACAGAAAAAACGACACGGCGCGATTTTCTGATGACCAGTGCTGCTGCCGCTGGCGGTATTGTGGGAACTGCTGCATTGCAACAGAATCTAATCAGCTCCGCTAAACCAGCTGTTCAGAATTCAACTGACACTGCTAAACCAACAGCGACGATACCAGAACGAGCGCTGGGACGCACTGGAATCAAAGTACCCATTTTCGGATTGGGGGGAGCAGGTCAAACGCCGCTATCGTGGGAGGGAGCAGAGGCTGATGCGGTAGCAATTATTCAAAGAGCACTCGAACTGGATATTCGTTACTTTGACACTGCTGCTAACTACGGACCGAGCGAAGACTATTTGGGGAAAGTGCTGCCACCGCATCGCTCAAGCCTGTTTTTAGCTAGTAAGACGGATGCCAGAGATCGGGATGGCGCGTGGCGAGAATTAGAGCGATCGCTCAAGCGCCTAAAAACTGATTATCTAAACCTATGGCAAATGCATCACGTCTCTTTCCAGGAAGAGCTAGACACCATCTTTGGCTCAAATGGAGCGATTCAAGCCTTAGAAGAAGCCATACAGCAGAAGCTCGTCCGGTTTTCTGGCATTACTGGTCATCACGAACCTGCTGTAATTGCAGAAGGTTTACGGCGATATCCATTTCATACCACACTGATTCCTGTCAATGCGGCTGATAAACACCACCCACGCCCTTTCCTTCCAGTGGTGCTGCCAATCGCTCAGCAGCAAAATGTGGGCGTTATTGCTATGAAGGTACCAGCTTACGGTCGTTTATTTAAGCCCGGTGGGCTCGATGGAATGCATCAGGCACTAGGATATGTCATGTCTCAGCCGGGAGTTCAGTGTTGCGTCATTGCAGCGGAGACGGTAGCCCAGTTAGAACATAATATCAGTGTAGCTCAGGCTTTCCAGCCACTTTCTGCTCAGGAGTTGGCAGCAATTGAGCAACGCACTGCTGCTGTTTGGGAGGACAATACCTTCTTTCGTGCCTGGCATTAA
- a CDS encoding HdeD family acid-resistance protein has product MTTDISTDTKKRVNRSLLVGALLIGLGIAAIALPAFSTIVVESWIGLILISAGSAKLFYAFQTRDQGGFVWKLVLSILYIATGVMLFFYPLTGVLTLTLLLGSFLLTEGVFELILAFRLRPQQNWTWVLGDSIITLLLGGMIWFQWPFDAPWLIGTLVGASVLFTGISRVMLSLNMRSALDHPDQTSIRS; this is encoded by the coding sequence ATGACAACCGATATTTCTACGGACACTAAGAAAAGGGTTAACCGATCACTCTTGGTTGGTGCTCTGCTAATTGGTTTGGGGATTGCAGCGATCGCTCTGCCTGCTTTCTCGACGATTGTCGTTGAGTCTTGGATTGGTTTGATTCTGATCTCTGCGGGCTCTGCCAAGCTGTTCTACGCGTTTCAAACTCGCGATCAGGGAGGCTTCGTTTGGAAGCTGGTGTTGAGTATCCTCTATATTGCGACAGGCGTGATGTTGTTTTTTTACCCCTTAACCGGTGTACTCACGCTGACTCTGTTGCTCGGTAGCTTTTTGCTAACTGAAGGCGTGTTCGAGCTGATCCTGGCATTCCGGTTGCGCCCGCAACAGAACTGGACATGGGTACTGGGGGACAGCATTATTACCCTACTGTTAGGCGGAATGATTTGGTTCCAGTGGCCCTTCGATGCGCCTTGGCTGATCGGAACCTTGGTTGGTGCCAGCGTTCTGTTCACCGGCATTTCACGCGTGATGCTGTCTTTGAATATGCGTTCTGCCCTGGATCATCCCGACCAAACATCTATTCGATCCTAG
- a CDS encoding AI-2E family transporter, translating to MRFGQWIGLLALVISLYILWQIRQVVLVVFAAVVLATILNRLVAIFQRYRIKRGIAIAITVVLLLAIITGFFAVIVPRLVEQLQELVNLLPAVSARLRSWYGWIQTQIPGQVLENIPGFETLAQQLQAWVAQLLGNFFVLLNNSLAALVSLLLFLVVTIMLLANPAQYRRIFILAFPAFYRRRVDEILSECETSLVGWIRGTLLAMIVIAVVSFIGLSVLGVPLPFVNAALAGLLEFIPNVGPVLSVVPPMLLALLDAPWKAGAVLLLYIAIQQFESLVLVPLIMKQEVDLMPVFTILAVVVFASFFGFLGLFLAIPLLIVTQICLREVLVKDVLNKWQRQDSSTAENGKPNP from the coding sequence GTGCGTTTTGGGCAATGGATCGGTTTACTCGCCCTTGTTATCTCTCTTTACATTCTGTGGCAAATCCGCCAGGTTGTTTTAGTGGTATTTGCAGCTGTAGTCTTAGCAACAATCTTAAACCGGCTTGTAGCAATATTTCAGCGATACCGCATCAAGCGAGGTATCGCTATTGCCATCACAGTTGTGCTTTTACTAGCAATTATAACTGGCTTCTTTGCAGTGATTGTGCCGCGCCTTGTTGAGCAATTGCAAGAATTGGTCAACCTCTTGCCAGCAGTATCAGCACGGCTGCGTTCATGGTACGGATGGATACAAACTCAAATTCCTGGGCAAGTTTTAGAGAATATTCCTGGATTTGAAACTCTGGCTCAACAACTTCAAGCTTGGGTAGCTCAGTTGCTGGGTAACTTTTTTGTCTTGCTCAACAACTCGCTTGCCGCTCTCGTAAGCTTGTTGCTGTTCTTGGTTGTAACCATCATGCTCTTGGCGAATCCTGCACAATATCGCCGCATCTTTATCCTGGCATTTCCTGCCTTCTATCGGCGGCGAGTCGATGAGATTCTGTCTGAATGTGAAACCTCTTTGGTTGGCTGGATTAGAGGCACTCTCTTAGCGATGATCGTCATTGCTGTAGTGTCCTTTATTGGTCTATCAGTTTTAGGAGTGCCACTACCGTTTGTCAATGCCGCTTTGGCAGGCTTATTAGAGTTTATCCCCAATGTCGGACCCGTCTTGAGTGTAGTCCCACCGATGTTACTTGCCTTGCTGGATGCACCTTGGAAGGCAGGTGCAGTGCTACTTCTATATATTGCAATTCAGCAGTTTGAAAGTCTGGTTTTGGTACCCTTAATCATGAAGCAAGAGGTGGATCTGATGCCAGTGTTCACCATATTAGCAGTGGTAGTTTTCGCTAGCTTTTTCGGTTTCTTGGGCTTATTTCTCGCTATTCCACTATTGATTGTGACCCAGATTTGTCTAAGAGAAGTCTTGGTTAAGGATGTACTAAATAAATGGCAGAGACAAGATTCATCAACTGCTGAAAATGGTAAGCCTAACCCTTAG